A stretch of the Flavobacterium sp. 5 genome encodes the following:
- the feoB gene encoding ferrous iron transport protein B yields MSLKNINVALIGNPNVGKTSVFNQLTGLNQQVGNYPGITVEKKMGFCKLPNNIKANILDLPGTYSLNASSIDESVVIELLLNKNDRLYPDVALVVTDVENLKRNLLLYTQIKDLEIPTILVINMADRMEQKGITLDIPYLEEHLKTKIALISSRKGHGIEELKNLIIGYKTISAEPCLNASVIDIEYFNSLRHAFPNQLLYKLWLVITQDVNFLNLERNEIRSSFTKSHSDLKRLQQKETIKRYQFINDVLKEGLKIDSSIAKDFRSKLDRVLTHKVWGYLIFFVILFVIFQSIFEWSKIPMDFIDSSFATLSSMANEHLPSGMLTNLISQGIIPGIGGILIFIPQIAFLFLFISILEESGYMSRVVFLMDKIMRRFGLSGKSVVPLISGTACAIPAIMATRNIENWKERLITILVTPFTTCSARLPVYAIIIGLVIPDTYVFGILNLQGLTLMLLYVIGFGMAIFAAYILNLILKVKGKTFFVVEMPNYKLPLFKNVAINVIEKTKAFVTGAGKIILAISVILWFLASYGPGKEFKEAEKIVLENTREKPLSTTEFDNAVASQKLENSYIGLMGRGIEPVISPLGYDWKIGIAIISSFAAREVFVGTLATIYSVGATDNENTIKDKMAAEINPVTGDKIFNFASGISLLMFYAFAMQCASTLAITKKETNSWKWPAGQLAFMSVLAYLVALISFQILK; encoded by the coding sequence ATGAGTTTAAAAAATATCAACGTTGCTTTAATTGGAAATCCTAATGTAGGGAAAACTTCGGTTTTTAATCAGTTAACTGGTTTAAATCAGCAAGTAGGGAATTATCCTGGAATTACGGTCGAGAAAAAAATGGGTTTTTGCAAACTGCCCAATAATATTAAAGCCAACATTCTCGATTTACCTGGTACGTATAGTCTAAATGCCAGTTCTATTGATGAAAGTGTTGTTATCGAACTTTTGCTTAATAAAAATGACCGCCTTTATCCAGACGTAGCACTAGTGGTTACCGATGTAGAAAATCTAAAACGAAATTTACTTCTTTATACTCAAATAAAAGATCTTGAAATTCCAACAATTTTAGTCATTAATATGGCTGATAGAATGGAACAGAAGGGTATCACACTAGATATTCCTTACCTCGAAGAACATTTAAAAACCAAAATTGCACTGATTAGTTCTAGAAAAGGACATGGAATTGAAGAATTAAAAAACCTGATTATTGGCTACAAAACCATTTCGGCAGAACCATGTTTGAATGCATCTGTGATTGATATTGAATATTTCAACAGTCTTCGTCATGCATTTCCTAATCAGCTATTATATAAATTGTGGTTGGTTATTACACAAGATGTTAACTTTTTGAATTTGGAACGAAATGAAATCCGTAGTTCGTTTACCAAATCTCATTCTGATTTGAAGCGTTTGCAACAAAAAGAAACAATCAAGCGATATCAATTTATTAATGATGTTTTAAAAGAAGGTCTAAAAATAGACTCTAGTATTGCCAAAGATTTTCGTAGTAAACTAGACCGCGTACTTACGCACAAAGTCTGGGGATATTTGATTTTCTTCGTGATTTTATTCGTGATTTTTCAGTCTATTTTTGAGTGGTCCAAAATTCCTATGGATTTTATCGATAGTTCTTTTGCGACGTTAAGCTCCATGGCAAATGAACATCTGCCTTCTGGTATGTTGACTAATTTGATTTCACAAGGAATAATTCCTGGTATTGGTGGTATCTTAATATTCATCCCTCAAATTGCCTTTTTGTTTCTATTCATTTCAATACTCGAAGAAAGTGGTTATATGAGTCGCGTCGTTTTCTTAATGGACAAAATTATGCGCCGATTTGGATTATCTGGAAAGAGTGTAGTTCCATTGATTTCAGGAACAGCTTGTGCCATTCCTGCTATTATGGCGACCAGAAATATAGAAAACTGGAAAGAACGTTTGATTACAATATTAGTAACTCCATTTACAACTTGCTCAGCTCGTTTACCAGTTTATGCAATTATTATTGGCTTAGTAATTCCCGATACTTATGTTTTTGGGATTTTAAATCTTCAAGGATTAACCTTAATGCTTTTGTATGTTATTGGTTTTGGGATGGCAATATTTGCGGCTTATATTCTGAATCTTATTTTGAAAGTAAAAGGAAAAACCTTTTTTGTGGTAGAAATGCCCAACTACAAATTACCTCTGTTCAAGAATGTTGCTATCAACGTTATTGAAAAAACAAAAGCTTTCGTTACTGGCGCAGGAAAAATTATTTTGGCAATATCGGTCATATTGTGGTTTTTAGCTTCTTACGGACCAGGAAAAGAGTTTAAAGAGGCCGAAAAGATAGTACTCGAAAATACTAGAGAAAAGCCGTTATCTACAACTGAGTTTGATAATGCTGTTGCATCACAAAAACTAGAAAACTCATACATTGGCTTAATGGGAAGAGGTATTGAGCCTGTGATTTCTCCTTTGGGTTACGATTGGAAAATTGGCATTGCTATTATCAGTTCATTTGCAGCCAGAGAAGTTTTTGTAGGTACACTGGCAACCATCTATAGTGTAGGTGCAACTGACAATGAAAACACTATAAAAGACAAAATGGCTGCGGAAATAAATCCTGTGACTGGAGATAAAATTTTCAACTTTGCTTCAGGTATTTCTCTATTAATGTTTTATGCGTTTGCTATGCAATGTGCCAGTACTCTAGCCATAACAAAAAAAGAAACCAACTCCTGGAAGTGGCCAGCTGGACAATTGGCATTTATGAGTGTATTGGCTTATTTAGTCGCGCTAATTTCTTTTCAAATCTTAAAATAA
- a CDS encoding FeoA family protein has translation MQTTIHSLKKGQKATILDFDIDLIPLKLLEMGCLPGNEVELLQVAPFGDPLYLDINGSHLAIRIETARLIEVELINNTVK, from the coding sequence TTGCAAACAACGATACATTCTCTCAAAAAAGGCCAAAAAGCCACTATCCTGGATTTTGATATCGATTTAATCCCTTTAAAACTATTAGAAATGGGTTGTTTGCCTGGTAATGAGGTCGAATTACTTCAAGTGGCTCCGTTTGGCGATCCTTTGTATTTAGATATAAATGGCTCACATCTAGCTATTCGTATAGAGACTGCCAGACTTATTGAAGTAGAACTCATTAATAATACAGTAAAATGA
- a CDS encoding FeoB-associated Cys-rich membrane protein, translated as MIQEIIAFFILVIAFAFLIRKFIFKKKSNKNCGSGDCGCS; from the coding sequence ATGATTCAAGAAATTATTGCCTTTTTCATACTTGTTATTGCCTTTGCTTTTTTGATTCGAAAGTTTATCTTCAAAAAAAAATCGAATAAAAACTGTGGAAGTGGTGATTGTGGCTGTAGTTAA
- a CDS encoding DUF4440 domain-containing protein has product MKKMFSKGLVLSSVLLLLISCKKEEAVVAVIDTTKIKEEIQAKENEFAETYNTGVMKEIGYFADDAITYPQNNQPVTGKEAIIEYLKSHIDTISKGKKISFTTNEVFVAKDGEQVVELGNYKVVDSTQTVVNSGNYMTLFVKKDGKYYSLRDMSTSDTPN; this is encoded by the coding sequence ATGAAAAAAATGTTTAGTAAAGGCTTAGTTCTATCGAGTGTTTTATTATTATTAATTTCCTGCAAAAAAGAAGAAGCAGTAGTTGCTGTAATCGATACTACTAAAATCAAAGAAGAGATTCAAGCCAAGGAAAATGAATTTGCAGAGACTTACAATACTGGAGTAATGAAAGAAATAGGATATTTTGCAGATGATGCTATCACCTACCCACAAAATAACCAACCAGTAACTGGCAAAGAAGCAATAATTGAGTATTTGAAAAGTCATATTGATACAATTTCAAAAGGTAAGAAAATTTCATTTACAACTAATGAAGTGTTTGTTGCAAAAGATGGCGAACAAGTTGTTGAACTAGGTAATTATAAAGTAGTAGACTCTACACAAACTGTAGTGAATTCTGGTAATTACATGACTCTATTCGTTAAAAAAGACGGAAAATATTATAGTCTAAGAGACATGAGTACTTCGGATACACCAAACTAA
- a CDS encoding metal-dependent transcriptional regulator yields MTFSEENYLKSIYHLTTSLDSEVSTNAIAEIMETKASSVTDMLKKLADKNLVNYKKYQGVSLTDTGKLSAKMIVRKHRLWEVFLVEKLDFSWDEVHDIAEQLEHIKSEKLINKLDDFLGNPTEDPHGDPIPDAQGRIIAIEKQLLSELQANQSGICVGVKDNSSEFLKYLDKQQIGLGTNIDVVTKEAFDLSLKIKVNGFEMTISNKIASNLFVKVL; encoded by the coding sequence ATGACTTTCTCTGAAGAAAACTATCTAAAATCTATATATCATCTTACTACTAGTCTTGATAGTGAAGTAAGTACCAATGCTATTGCCGAAATTATGGAGACCAAAGCGTCCTCTGTAACCGATATGCTCAAAAAATTAGCAGATAAAAATTTAGTTAATTATAAAAAATATCAAGGAGTTTCATTAACTGATACAGGGAAATTAAGCGCAAAAATGATTGTGAGAAAACACCGTTTATGGGAGGTTTTCTTGGTTGAAAAATTAGATTTCTCTTGGGACGAAGTTCATGATATTGCCGAACAATTAGAACACATTAAATCTGAAAAACTCATTAACAAGTTGGATGATTTTCTCGGAAATCCAACCGAAGACCCACATGGAGATCCAATACCCGATGCACAAGGGAGAATTATTGCTATAGAAAAGCAATTGTTATCTGAGTTACAAGCGAATCAATCGGGAATATGTGTAGGGGTAAAAGACAATTCTTCGGAGTTCTTGAAATACCTTGATAAACAACAAATTGGGTTGGGTACTAATATTGATGTGGTAACTAAAGAAGCTTTTGATTTATCTTTAAAAATAAAGGTGAATGGTTTTGAAATGACTATATCCAATAAAATTGCAAGTAATTTATTTGTGAAAGTGCTTTAG